The Eublepharis macularius isolate TG4126 chromosome 12, MPM_Emac_v1.0, whole genome shotgun sequence genomic sequence ctctatggtattacactCCATTGAGGTCCCTTTTCACCCCAAATCCCACCtgcccaggctccatcccaactctccagggatttcccagcccagagttggcaacctcaaGATTTCTCCTGAACTGGAGCAAATCTGTATCAACACCAGGAAACAACACACTAATCCTGCACATGGAGCCTTTGTCCCGGGACTGGAAAGTTTCTGCAACATGATAGAGGGAGAAAGCGCTCCCTTGCTCCCTCCATAGTTGGGATCGACGGCAGAGGGCTCCAGCTCTCTTGTGATTGCTCCCAGGCCCATATTCCGATTCTGCCCACTGTGGCTGGGTGCCCAAATATTTGCAGGCTCCACTTCCCCCAACCTGCCCAGGCAGGAGATGCCAGATGTAAATGAGGTCATTCCTGCCCATACCCGGGCAGGCGGCCAAGCTGCCGGCATCCACCTAAGGGAGAAACTAACTTAGGTGGAATTACGGTTCATTAGTCTGGGAAACAAGAGGCCTGTTTCTCTGCCCGTCCAGCCCTCCCCGGTAGAAATTCCAAATGGATGAAGGGCTGGTGGGTGCCACCCCCGGAATTACTGAGAGGTGACAGCAGAAAGGTACATTTCccagtgcccccctccccagcccaaaTACTAATCCTCCATTGTGGGCTGCCCATAATATTTGAAATCCTACCTCAGCAGGGGGAATACATTTACTGCCTTTGTTTTCCGGGAAGGAGGCCtgtgcagaaattcaacaggtagaGCTTTTCCCAGTATGGTGATAGCAGtgcaattggggtggggggggactgAATGAAGCACACAGAGAGATAATCTATCCTCTCTCTTTGGTTTCTCCAATGAAACTGTTTGGCATATGACATTAAATGTGAGGCCAGCAACGAAACATTTCTTCACGCAGTTGGTTGCCTTGGGATGTTGTGAAGGCCACTAGCATACATGACTCTGAAAAGGCTTAAACTGATACAGTAAAGATTCATACTTCTGAATGGCTCTGAGCCATGACTGATTCCTCCCTCAACAGAAACATCTGGCAGATGACTGCATCCTGGATATTAACAATTGAGAAATCTTTCTTGATATCAGCCACAATTTTATCCCGCCTTTTGTCCTTGGAGTTGTCCTTCACAGTTTCCCACTTTATCTTTACAAGCAGGCAAACTAGGCAGAGAGAAAGTGCTTGTTCCAAAGTAATCCAGTGAGCTGCATGGCTGACTGGGAATTTGAATCCTAGTTTTCCTAGCCACAAGACCATACCGGCGATCTCCATCATGTCTGGGCCTGCTGGAGAGAACGATGGACTTCCGCTTTGATTCTTACATTCATAGATTCTATGAGTTGAGGTCACAAAGATGTAGAGTTTGAGATTGGGAGAGCCCGGATTGGATGGGGTGGATCTAGTAGAGTCTGTTTGTGTTCCCCACTGCATATTCACACCTTTTAATGTGTGgatgtttctttctctctctctctgttcccagCTGAGGCACCAAGGTAGTCCATTTAGCGATCTTGACTTTGATGCCCAAAGAATATATTATAAGGGGGTGCCACCAGCCGACATCCCCTTCCTTGAATGGTGCAACTTGAAGGACTGTGAGCGTCTGAGCCAGAACTATGAGGCCTACAGCACCTTCTTTGAGTTCCTGTTGCTGATCAGGAATGACCAGCTAGAGCTCAACCCCAATCAAGAGGAACTGCTGGAGCTGTTGAAAATCACCCATCTACATGTCAAAGGCCTGCTGAGCAATTTGACTTCCATCATGGTGGCTCTGAGGTTCCCAGTCACCAGGACAGTAGACACCCTTACGTTGCAGGCGGTGGAAGCCAACGACTTTGAAAAAAAGGTCCGGGGCTATGTAGTGTGCCTCACATACAAAGAATGGATCGACCGGACTGTGAAAGACTTCGCTCGCCTCATCAAGAAATTACCCGCCCCCAGCTTCTCCCCCTAGCTTATTTCAGGAAGCTCACTTATGTGGAAGGTAGACCCCATGAGGTACGTCCAGCAAGGCAGCTCCTCCAGCAGAATGGCATTTCCATTGGCGGAACAGGACGGGTGGTTTCTGCCAATTCCCCGTCCTGCTGCAGACTCCCGCCTCCCCATGCTGTTGTTAAGGGACTTCTGTAAAAACAAAATCAGGGTGGGTACTTAGGCTTGCCAACTGACTGGAGGAGGAACTGTCCTGCTCCTTTTAATATAGGCTTAATAGGACATTATATACCAGGTGAGACGATTTACCTATATGCTATGAAAAGTATCagttgcccattttatcatattCACCTTCTATTCAAGGGGCAGGACATGTTTTTCTCTAGGGCTGCTGGCAACCCGAGgcacaggggaggggagagtgggAGCTGGGTGGGAGTCCAGGAATGGTTGGATAGAACCCACTGTGTATATAGCAGGAAGAGAGATCTGGAAACATCCTCCCCACAAATCCAAACATTCTTCTCCAGAGTAAGTTTAGATCTAGAAAAAACATCATTCCTGAAAGTTTGCAGCTGAAGCTGAATGGCTACACCCTTCCCAACAACGTCACCGAGAACCGCACTTCTTCAGTCTCCTGACTGAGCACAGTTTGACACTTTCAACAAAACTGAAcacttcttctttaaaaaaaaaattaagcaggaGGCAAATGTACAAGTAAATGCATTAATGTTAATGGGTTgccgtaataataataataataataataataataataataatggtaatggtaatggtaatggtaatggtaatggtaatggtaatggtaatggtaataactgcagctttctgacataacacctacagaactgcaaaagacggcgttacttggaacagcatacatattacaccaatacctgTCTGATACTGGGGTTTCaggcggaaacttgtatcagcttagcaaagccaatcaatgataacatgcaatctttatttattattgattgtgttgtgtgtaattcaaataataataacaataataaatacttttaaagacAGCATGGGGGGAGGAGCAAGCAGACAGCGCAGTCAGAATTCAATTGGCCTGAATGTCTATCAATTCAGTTGCAAATCCAAATCCACGCAGTGGCTGCTGCTACACTGTTATTATGATGTCCGTCTTCAGCTTGGGAGGTTTGCTTACGGAGACAACGCCTTGGATCCCTGGCTTTGCTCACGATCTTTTTGCCGGGGAGTAATGAATCAATTCTGGAATATCTGTAGagagaaagagggggggaaactgAAACGGCTGTACGTCCACATGCTTTAATTTTGGTTACAtagctattgtgtgtgtgtgataagtTTGTATATATTGGGCTGTTATTTATATTCGACAGGAAAGTTTACGTGGTTTATTTATGCACTATTTAATGAAGAATAACCAGATGTAACTTATTCTATATTTCTGAGGTTTTGCAAAGCTCTGGAGATATATTGAGAATGTATAAGAATATTCCCAAGGGATGAGTCATTTACGAACCAACGTACTCTGTAAAGTGCCGTGCACATTGAAGCATAATCATTATTAATCAGCGATACAACTGAGAGCAAAACAGCCCCTTAAACCCATTAGTAATAAATGTTGATCACCTGATGTCTGGGAACATCAAGGGGCATCTTGTCACGATTAGAGGTCACTTCACAATCCAAGGGCCATCATTCACACAGTCATGGCTTGGAGATTTTTTCAGGAAT encodes the following:
- the LOC129339551 gene encoding cardiotrophin-2-like, encoding MTFSLARSLLVICAASLHVVSTDPDLSEAAATIAQTFHLVRHMQLNSTILLQTYLRHQGSPFSDLDFDAQRIYYKGVPPADIPFLEWCNLKDCERLSQNYEAYSTFFEFLLLIRNDQLELNPNQEELLELLKITHLHVKGLLSNLTSIMVALRFPVTRTVDTLTLQAVEANDFEKKVRGYVVCLTYKEWIDRTVKDFARLIKKLPAPSFSP